From the Clostridium sp. Marseille-P299 genome, one window contains:
- the isdE gene encoding heme ABC transporter substrate-binding protein IsdE yields the protein MKKFKKTLVLGLTIAMGLLTIACAKDTKTNGADATTSPTKVVTESNDAENGTDSSSNAASTNEANSTNQSDSSNDASQTSELRVVASSVAVVQILDALGVPMVGVPTSSYELPESVANAERIGSAMSPDMEVIASLSPDIIVSVDSLSNDLKEQFANLNIETTFANLSSYDGLKETIAQLGERFSVEDKANELLSSFEEKEAAIESKISGKESKSVLIIFGAGQSFMVASESSYVGDLAKRVGATNILEDSSSSFIPVDMEYLADKNPDYILFMAHANPEESLAAFEKEFETNKAWQNFDAVKNGNVVALETEYFGMSANLLAADAMEKLADILYTE from the coding sequence ATGAAAAAATTTAAAAAAACACTAGTTCTTGGCTTAACGATTGCAATGGGATTACTTACAATAGCATGTGCCAAAGATACAAAAACGAATGGTGCAGATGCAACCACTTCACCTACAAAAGTAGTAACTGAATCAAATGATGCTGAAAATGGAACAGATAGTTCAAGCAACGCAGCTAGTACAAATGAAGCAAATAGCACAAATCAATCGGATTCTTCAAATGATGCATCTCAAACATCTGAACTTAGAGTTGTTGCTTCTTCTGTAGCAGTAGTTCAAATTCTTGATGCGCTAGGTGTTCCTATGGTTGGTGTTCCTACAAGTTCTTATGAACTACCAGAAAGTGTTGCAAATGCTGAAAGAATTGGTAGTGCAATGTCACCTGATATGGAAGTCATTGCTTCATTATCACCTGATATCATTGTTTCCGTTGATTCTTTATCAAATGATTTAAAAGAGCAATTCGCTAATTTAAACATTGAAACAACCTTTGCAAATCTTTCAAGCTATGATGGTTTAAAAGAAACAATTGCACAACTTGGCGAACGTTTTTCAGTAGAAGATAAAGCAAATGAACTTCTTTCTTCCTTTGAAGAAAAAGAAGCAGCAATAGAAAGTAAAATTTCAGGCAAGGAATCAAAATCTGTTTTAATTATATTTGGTGCAGGACAAAGCTTCATGGTTGCTTCTGAAAGTTCCTATGTTGGTGATTTAGCTAAACGAGTTGGAGCTACAAATATTTTAGAAGATTCCTCTAGTAGCTTTATTCCAGTAGATATGGAATATTTAGCAGACAAGAATCCTGATTATATATTATTTATGGCTCACGCAAATCCAGAAGAATCCTTGGCTGCATTTGAAAAAGAATTTGAGACGAATAAGGCATGGCAAAACTTTGATGCAGTTAAAAATGGAAATGTAGTTGCACTTGAAACAGAATACTTTGGTATGAGTGCAAACCTTTTAGCAGCAGATGCTATGGAGAAATTAGCAGATATTTTATATACAGAATAA